The genomic stretch GATTTTAATAAAGGGCATATCTTTTCTTGAGCTATTATAATGTATCGCCGAAGCTATGAGTTCTTTTCCTGTTCCTGATTCTCCTACCAAAAAAACTGAACTGCGTGTGTCGGCTATCAGTCGTATTTGTTCGAATAGTTGTTGCATCTTCGGGGATTTACCAATCAGACTTCCGAATTTGTATTTCTGGGATAATTCTTGTCGAAGGCGTAAGTTCTCTTCGATGAAAGGTTGTTTCTCTTCTTCTATGAATTTTTGAATAGTAATTGTTTGAGAAATAAACGTAGATAAAATTTGTAAGAACTCAAAAATTTCTTTGGTTCTACTTTGATCTTGTAGAAATGTAAAGATTGAAAAGACACCTACAGCATCTGTGCCACTGATGATGGGGTAAGCAAAAAATCCCATATCAATATCTTCATTTATAATCTTCATCCGGTTTAGAAAGTTGGGATCCTTTTTGGCACTCGGAAGAAATATGGGTTTTTTATTCAAGTAGACAGTTCCTGTTATACCTTCACCAGGTTTATATACGACATCTTTAATGGAATCATCCAAGAAGCCAAAAGAAGCTCTGATTTTTAGTAGTTTTTCTCTTTTATCATACAGAAATAATGTGCTTTTGTAAATTTTCAAAACTTTTTGAGAATGAAGCATAATTTCTTCGAAGATTTCTTCTATGTTAGTTGATTTTGTAATGATAGAAGAAATTTCTAAAAGAGTTTTATGGAATTTTTCTCTGAGTTTTAATTCTTCGTTATCTTTGATTTTTATGAATATTGCCAGAGACAAGTTAGCAATGATTTGCAAGAATAAAGCATCATGTTCTGAAAAGGCGGCCTCTCTTTTTGAGTCAAGAGACAACACACCAATGAGCTTATCATTTTGTATCATAGGGACGGCAACTTCTGAAACCAAATCTTCCCTTACTCTAACGTAGTCTTTCTCATAGAAGGCATTATCGATGATACGAGCCTTTCGGTGTTTTGCTACCCAACCAGTGATTCCTTCTCCAACCTTGAGTTTCATTCCCTCAGAATTTTTATCTAAACCAATGGCTACAATGGGAAGGAGAAGATTCTTTTCTTCATCTAATAGCATGATGCTTCCTGAGTCTGCTTCTGTAATTTTTATGCATTCTTCTAAAAATTTTTCCAAAAGGGATTCTGAATTTTCAACTTGATTCATCAAAGAAGAAAGTTCTGTGATTACGGAGAGTATATTTTTATAAATCCGTTGTTCTGTTTTCTCCATTATTAAGGATAGTTTTAATTTATTGCAACTATCGACAAATGTTTTTTGGATTGAGTTTTAAACATAAAAATTCAGATTTCAAATCGCCGGGTTAAAGAATCACTATTAAAAACTTTTTATGTTCTTTAGGTTCTTGAGGAAAAATCATGATTTCTTCAAAGTTTTCACAAGATGGGAAAGTTTTTCCAATTTTGGTTGAATCACAAATACACAGTAGGGATAGTTGGGATGTTTTTGATAAAAATTTTGATGATAATCTTCTGCTGGATAGAAGTTAACTAAAGGAACTATCTCAGTTACAATTGGTCTTGAGAAGAGTTTTTGAGCCTTTTCTTTGGAGCTGAGAGCTAATTCTTTTTGTTCTGAATTGTGATATAGAATTATAGAACGATATTGAGTGCCGATATCAGCTCCTTGTCGATTTCGTGTAGTCGGATCATGGATTTGCCAAAAAACTTCTAGAAGTTCTAAGAACGAAATCTGATTTTTATCAAAAGTGATTTGAACCACCTCTGCGTGTCCTGTGGTTCCACTGCATACCTCTTCATATGTTGGATTGGGTTTATCTCCTCCAGCATAGCCACATACTACATTTACAACTCCGGGAGTAAGTCGATAAACCGCATCAAGACACCAAAAACAACCACCACCAAAAGTAGCCTGATCTAGAACAACTTGATTCATAATTATAAAAAAAATTCAAATTTTATAAGAGTAAACTTTTCCATGTTCAATGGAGATTTCGAAAAATTTCTCTAAGGGTAAATTCTCAAATAGAACTATCATGCTTCTTATCACTCCTTGATGAGTAATGAGTAAAACTTTATCGTAAGGTGTTTTTTGTAAACTATTGATAAAATTAGTGACTCTTTCGTGAAAGCCAAGAAAACTTTCGCCATTAGGGGGAGCAACGTGATAATAATTTTCCATCCAGTGTTGAAGTTCTTTAGGATTGATTTCATCCCAGCGTTTGTTTTCCCAGTCTCCATACGAATATTCCATCAATGACGGTTCATAAATCACATCACGAAAACCCAGAAATTCAGCCAATCGTTTGCAACGTTCCAAGGGACTACAAAAAACCTTATCGTAATTTTGATCTAAAATTTGTTTATACTGCATGGCTTCTTGATAGAAAGTATCAGCTAATGGAGGATCAAATCTTCCGTAGATTCGGTTTTTTTCTTTGATGGTTTTCGTATGCCTTATGATGTGAATTTCCATATAACAGTGATGCTTAGCAAAATCAAAAATTCTGCAATTTGTTCTGTAGCTCCTAAACAATCCCCCGTGATTCCTTGGATCCATTTTTCAAAAAAAGATTTTAAATAAATCACAAGAAGAACCAACGGAATCACAATCGCAAGATACCAAAAAGAAAATATCCAACTAAAAACGAAAAAAGGAATAAACCCAAGTAAAGTAGCCATCAGTATGTTTTCCCAATGGATGTGTTTAGCTATAGGTTTTGCTTTTCCTTCATCACGAACATAAGAAGAAAAATTTGCCAAATACAAAGGAGCAATTCTTGCCAAAGAGTGATAGAGAATCATTACTAAGAAAATGAAAAGGGTATTTTTAGATGATGCTAATTTTTCTAATAACAAATACTTTCCCATCAAAAGAAAAAAAATACCAATTGTGCCAAAAGAACCAATTCTACTGTCTTTCATGATGCGTAAGATGTCTTCTTTTGTCCAACCACCACCGAAAGCATCAATTGTATCAGTAAGACCATCTTCATGGAAGGCACCCGTGATCCAAACCCCTGCTAAAAGAGAAAAGAAAACTCCAAACGATGGATGAACCAAAAACTCAAAAATCACATAAAAAACAAAAGAAAACACACCCACAATCCAACCTATTATAGCTACATATCTTGTGGAGTGTTGGAGTCTTTCTTCTGAATAGGGTAGATCCTTTGGAACAGAGATGCGAGTATAATAAGACAATGCTAATAAAAAAATGTCTTTTTCATTTCGTAAAAAATTCAACATCCCTCACAGAAAAGTTGGCTTTTGGGATAACTCAACTGCTTTTTTTATTGCCAGATAAAGTAAAGAAAGATAAAATTTTTTAAACATGTTTACAGGAATCGTAGAGACAACAGGGATGGTCAAAAAAATTCAATTGTCTGGAACAAATAAAATCTTTTTCATTGAGTCACCGATCTCTCATGAGTTTCGGATAGGTGATAGTGTAAGTCATAACGGTGTTTGTTTGACAATTGAAGAAATTCAAAACTCCGAACATCGCGTTACTACTGTTATTGAGACTTTATCGAAAACAAACTTTATGTTCATTCAGGAAAATAGTATAATCAATTTGGAGCGATCTTTACGATTGCAAGATCGATTAGAAGGACATTTCGTTATGGGTCATGTAGATTGTATGGGGATTGTCTGGAAGAAAACCTTTCGAGATGGGAGCTGGGAATTTCAAATACTTTATCCTGATGTATATAAAAATCTCGTAATACCTCGTGGTAGTATTGCTATCGATGGAATTAGTTTGACGATTTCAAACTTGGCTGATCAAACGATTTCCCAAAAACAAATTCTAGAACGATTTTTTATGAATCAAAGTATTTTTCTTTACGAGGATTACTTATCTTTGTTTGTAAACATCATTCCTCACACCTATAGAATCACAAATGTATCACAGTGGAAAGAGGGTAGTTTGGTCAACTTGGAATTTGATATGTTAGGAAAGTATTTACAAAGGTATCTGGATGTTCATAATTCAAGAAGCGATTTTTAAAAATGTTTTTGGATGATAATCTTCAGTTTTTTTCAGAAATGTAATCTTTCGTTTGATGATCTTTTTTATGAGTTCTATTTGTTCCATAGTGGCTCGATATCCTTCTGAAATAGAGATTTTATGTTTATGATAATCAAAAAAAGCAATATCTTTTAGATTGGGTTTGATTACTATATCTGGCTTCGTGAAAATCATGTTATCAATTCTGATTCGATGCTTCATGATTTCAATGCTTCGAAGAAGAATATCTCTAACGGATTCAGGATTTTTAACTTCTGGTTGAAAATCCAAATCAACTGCGATCACTATATCTGCACCCAATCTCCTTGCTAAATCCACGGGAACAGGATTCAAAACCCCCCCATCAACGAATTTAAATTGTTTGTATTCAAAAGGAGAAACAATTCCAGGCACAGCAATGGTTGAACGAATGGCAGGCATCAATTCTCCTTCAGTGATATAAACTTCTTGCATAGTAAGTAAATCCACTGCTACCACCCCAAAGGACTTTTTTAGTTCAGAAAATGTTCTCACAGGCAGATAAGTTTCTAAAAATTTTTTCCACCACCTTTTTCCTGTTACGATTCCTCCAGATCCTATACCGAAATCCAAATAAAGCAAAGTGTCCTTCAAACTTTTAAAATTTCTTAATGCATCTTCTAAAATAGAAAGACCATCAGCAGCGTAAAATGCTCCGACAACACCACCTGAAGAAGTGCCAGCAATGACATCAGGGAAAATTTGATTTTCTTCTAAGGCTTTGATCACACCAATGTGAGCCCAACCCCTTGCTGCGCCAGAGCCTAAAGCTAAGCCAATCTTGGGTTTTCCAATTTTGAGGTTGGCAATCTTCACTTTAGTGAGTCAAAACTTCTTTTCTTTCTGTTTCTGTTAAGAGTAGAATTCTTTGCAAATTACCACTCAAGATGGCTATGCTTTCATTTAGGTATTTGTTAGAAATTTCTTTTCTTTTGAATATGACGTCTAAACTTACTTTTCCATTTAATCTGGCAATGGATCTTTCAATTAACAAAGAAGCTAAAAATCGAGCTCCTGATTCAACCACCTCAATCGCAAAACCATCTTTGATTTCTTTGTCTTCGATATTACGATAATGTCCTACAATATCTTCGAATAGTCTTAATAATTGAATAAGTTTTTCTGATGGAGGAAAATTTTGTAATTCACTATCAATATATTCTTTGAGTATTCCTTTTTCTTGCATACCAGAAAGGATATTTCCAATTGCAGCTACAACTTGTAATTGTGTGGTACCTTCGTAGATGTTCGTGATTCGTGCATCTCGATAAATTCTGGCTACATCATATTCTTCTATATATCCAGATCCTCCAAATACTTGGATAGCATTGTAAGCGATTTTGTTTGCCATTTCTGAGTTATAGAACTTTGAAAGCGGTGTAAACAAGTCCGCTAATTTTTCCCATTTATAGATATGGGGGTCCTTTCGGATTTCTCTTTCGGGGGTTTTAGAACGATGCATTCGATTTTTTCTCCAATGATACATATCTACTGTCTTACTTGCCTCCATCAGCAAGGACCTCATCGCTACAATTTCCATTTCCATGTTTTCTAACATTCGTTTTACGGCTGGGATTTGTTCTATGGGTTTTCCAAATTGGATGCGTTCTGATGCGTATTTTTTAGATTCTCGATAGGCAGCTTCAGCTATACCTAAAGCCTGTGCTGCTACACTCAATCTTGCACCATTCATCATCTGGATAGCGTATTTAATGAGCCCTTTTCCTTCTTCGCCTATGAGTTCAGCAGGAACATTCTCATAAACCACTTCACAAGTAGGAGAACCATGTAAACCTAATTTTTTTTCTATCTTTGCAATCTCCACGTGTCTTCCATCTACGATAAAAAAAGAAAGACCCTTTCCTCCACTTTCAGGTGTGCCAGTTCTTGCTAAAGTAAGTATTATAGCAGGTTTGTCGGCAAAACCACAACCATGAGTAATAAAACGTTTTGTTCCTGTTATATACCATTTTCCGTCTTCACCTTTTACGGCTTTGGTTTGTATGCGTTGTAGATCCGAGCCATGATTTGGTTCTGTAAGTGCCATAGCTCCCCAGTATTCCCCCTTCGTCATTAATGGAACCCATTTTTTGATTTGTTCTTCTGAGCCAAAACTCTCAATGGTCTCTCCTAAATTCACACAGCCTAAACAAACAGCAACGGAAGCGTCAGCACGAGATATAATTTCAGCAATCATCATTTGCACACTTGCAGGGAGCCCCAAACCCCCATTTTCCCTCAGGGTAGAGTAGGGAAGTATTCCTGCTTCTTTGATGATTTCCAATGCTTCGATCATTTCTTGAGGGAAGATTACTTTTCCTTTGTCAAAAATAAGTCCTTTTTCATCAATCGCTTTTGCTCTGGGAGCTACTTCTTTTCCTGAAATTTCACCATAAGCATCTAATACTGTTCGGTAATAATCAATCGCAGCCTCCAGACTATCGGGGGCAGTGGCAAATCGCTCATCTTTCGTTTCTTTGTATTTTTTAGCATCTTCAAATTGATTTTCGTATTCTTGAACTAGGATTTCCCAATCTACGATATATTCAAAATTCAATTGTAAATCTTCATTATCAGAAAAATAGTTGCTTACAATCATAGATTTCCTCCACTGATAAACCAACCTTTCGATTTTGACTAAAAAGTCAATTTTTAACTGAAGCTGATTCTATAGTTTAAAGAAATTGATGGCATTACTTAGTTCATTGAATTCTTTATGAACCAATTTTGTGGTTTCATGGATGGTTTTTGAATGTTCAGACGTTTGTGTTATGATTTTAATGATGGAAGCTAAATTTTTCGTAATCTCATCAATGGCGATTTTCTTTTCATAGATATTGTTTTTGATTTCCTGTGAGCGTTTTGCTACTGCTTGTATTTGATTTAAAACCCCCAAATTCACCATTTCCTGTCTATTCATCACTTGTTGGGTATTTTGAAATAATTGATAGATATAATCAAATTCGGCTAAAACTTTATTAAAGCTATCTTTTACGAAGTTGCTGAACTCATTAATTTTAATAATATTTTGTTGAGTTGTGTTTATGAATTCCCTAATATCCTTTATACTGAGCCTTGTTTTATCAGATAATTTTGAAATTTCATCGGCAACGACGGCAAACCCTTTCCCTGCTTCTCCAGCTCTCGCAGCCTCTATTGAAGCATTTAAAGATAACAAGCTTATTTGATCTGCTATGTCTTTGACGATATTAGTTACTTGATGAATTTTACCTGATGTTTCTTGAATTTGGTTTATGTATGATAGAATTTTCTGTATTTCCTTTTCGTTTTCTTCTTTGATTTCATTGGTTTTTCTCATTTTTTCTTGGATTTCAAGGAAACTTAGTTTTGTTTCTTTGATAACATCACTCAATGCATGAATATTTTTTTTAAGATTTTGAATTAGAGCATCTTGTTCTATTGTGAAATTGGTTATATTGTCCATTGAAGTAGAAATTTCTATGGTAGTGCTTGACATTTCTTCTATTGCGGTACTTTCTAAATCTGTATTCTCGAGTTGTTCTTTTGTAAGCTTTTGGAATTCCTTCGAAACTTCAAAAAGATTTTCTAAAAGAGTGTTTACTTTTTCAATAATAGTACGAAAACTATTTCTGAGTCTTTTGATCTTAAGGCTTATCAATCCAAATTCATCGTTTGTAATTTGAAGTTGTTTTTCTTGCAATTGACCATTTGCAATTTCATCTAATGCTATGTAGATGTTCTGTACACGTTTTGTTTTATATTTGATTATATTATATAAATATAATGAAATTATTATTCCAACTAAAAAAAGAATACTTCCAATAAGTATGATGAACAAATACAATTTTTTATATGTATTATCCTTATCGAATAAAATACCATAAAAGATTACATCATTTGATTTTAGCATAGTAAATTCGTAGATTTTTTCTTTGAAGTAAAAGTAATCAATAGTTATTTCTGTAAGGTAAGAAACGGCTTTATTAAAGTTAATTAAGTTCTTTAAATTTTTGTTTTTTAAGCTTTCTTCTGTGCTATCAAGAATGTTGAATTCTTTATCCAGCATGACTATTATTATATTTTCATTTTGGGAAAAGTGCTTTTGATTAAGAAAGCTTAGTTTTATTTGAAATACATGATAGTGATCATCAAAAGTTCTAAAAAAGAAAAACAAGTCATCTTTATTATTTAAGTGAAAATATTCTAGCTTATTTGTTGGCTGTTTTAATTTTTCTAAAAGAGCAAAGTCAAGGTTTGTTTCTGGTTTATAAGAAAATAAGATACTACTAAAATCCCAGTTTAGAATGTAATAATTTTCGATTGAAAAGAAAGTGGATGTAAAAATTTGATTCAATTCTTCTTGTAAAGCTTTCTCTTTCGAAGAAACTAAAAAATTTTTGAAACCTTTCGATTCTTCGATTAACATAATTACTTTTTCCAAGCGATCCATGTAATTTTGAATATGATAATTCATTTCATGGTTTTTGATTAAAAAGTCCTCTCTAAATGTCCTTTTAATGTTATTTTCTCCTAATTGTAAACCTGCAAAAGAAGAAATCGAAAGTGCTAGAAAAAACGAGATTAGAATTATGAAAAAAAGAATGTTCTTGAATTTACTTAATACATTAGTTTGAATATTTACTAATAGATTGTTTATGAAGAAGGGATCATTAGTAAATTTCAAAACGTTTCTTTCGATAATAGTATAATAACTAATAGCCCAAAGAGTCATGTAAAAGAAAAACAAAGTGGTTGTAGATATAAGTTTATATAAGTCGTAATCCAGAAACAAAAAAACAACGAAAAAAACGATTATGCCAATTGTAACTCTCACAATGAGATTTAGCGTGGAATAGATTGGTAATTGGAAAAGTTTTTTTAAACATATTTCAACTTCTTCTTGGGAACATTTATTTGGGTTTTCTAATGCTTCGATAATGATCCAAAAATACTTCTTGTGAAATGAATAAGCATTAAACATTGAATATAGCACAATCAAAGTGGCAATTGTGAATGTAGTAATGATGAAAACATACAAGAATTCAGTTTCAATATCTAAAATAAAGTATGCAGAGATTATATATAGAGGAACGAAAAAAACATGACTAAATATTTCCAATAAGTAGATTTGTTTAATTAACCCTGAACGTTTTGATTTGAAGAAGGATAAGTTTTCTTTTTCTTGATTCATAGCTTAACTTTACGATCATCTTTATTAATGTCAATGAAAAATATTCTGATAAAATCCGATAAATTAAGAATTACTTTGGAGTGTAATTTTTTAATGAGGTGAATTTCATTTATTTATGAATTTTTATCAAGGAAATAACGAAAAAATTAATTTACAAAAATAATTAACAAATTTAATTTTTTATCATGGCTGTTCATTCCAAAAAACAGCAATACACGGGAAAGCAAAAAGCCGCCATATTTTTAATCACATTAGGTCCAGAAGTTGCAGCAGAAATCTTTAAACATTTAAGAGAAGATGAAATAGAAACCCTCACTTTTGAAATGGCAAAATTAGATAAAATCACTCCCGAAGATAAGGAAGCTGTGTTATTAGAATTCAACGAAATGATGATGGCACAAGAATTCATCACAACAGGAGGAATTGATTATGCAAGGGAAGTTCTTGAGAAAGCACTGGGAACCCAAAAAGCGATTGATATTATCAACCGATTGACCT from Leptospiraceae bacterium encodes the following:
- a CDS encoding sigma 54-interacting transcriptional regulator, which encodes MNQVENSESLLEKFLEECIKITEADSGSIMLLDEEKNLLLPIVAIGLDKNSEGMKLKVGEGITGWVAKHRKARIIDNAFYEKDYVRVREDLVSEVAVPMIQNDKLIGVLSLDSKREAAFSEHDALFLQIIANLSLAIFIKIKDNEELKLREKFHKTLLEISSIITKSTNIEEIFEEIMLHSQKVLKIYKSTLFLYDKREKLLKIRASFGFLDDSIKDVVYKPGEGITGTVYLNKKPIFLPSAKKDPNFLNRMKIINEDIDMGFFAYPIISGTDAVGVFSIFTFLQDQSRTKEIFEFLQILSTFISQTITIQKFIEEEKQPFIEENLRLRQELSQKYKFGSLIGKSPKMQQLFEQIRLIADTRSSVFLVGESGTGKELIASAIHYNSSRKDMPFIKINCAAIPDNLLESELFGYKKGSFTGAVSDKKGKLELANGGTVFLDEIGEMDIALQAKLLRVLQEKEIEPIGGRPQKVDIRIIAATNANIEELIQQKRFRPDLYYRLNVIRLDIPPLRERKEDIILLTKHFIDKYSRENGKKIQSITKEAISLLESYDWPGNVRELENLIERAVVLNTTGIIDVSDFKDILTKNENSSLINKQQQEMKLLPPERTYFDWESLMDKSHGKVYRVIISEVEKRLILHALKKFRYKKSKAAKFLGINRNTLDKKIRELNIEY
- the msrA gene encoding peptide-methionine (S)-S-oxide reductase MsrA, which translates into the protein MNQVVLDQATFGGGCFWCLDAVYRLTPGVVNVVCGYAGGDKPNPTYEEVCSGTTGHAEVVQITFDKNQISFLELLEVFWQIHDPTTRNRQGADIGTQYRSIILYHNSEQKELALSSKEKAQKLFSRPIVTEIVPLVNFYPAEDYHQNFYQKHPNYPYCVFVIQPKLEKLSHLVKTLKKS
- the cobC gene encoding alpha-ribazole phosphatase; the protein is MEIHIIRHTKTIKEKNRIYGRFDPPLADTFYQEAMQYKQILDQNYDKVFCSPLERCKRLAEFLGFRDVIYEPSLMEYSYGDWENKRWDEINPKELQHWMENYYHVAPPNGESFLGFHERVTNFINSLQKTPYDKVLLITHQGVIRSMIVLFENLPLEKFFEISIEHGKVYSYKI
- a CDS encoding adenosylcobinamide-GDP ribazoletransferase, which encodes MLNFLRNEKDIFLLALSYYTRISVPKDLPYSEERLQHSTRYVAIIGWIVGVFSFVFYVIFEFLVHPSFGVFFSLLAGVWITGAFHEDGLTDTIDAFGGGWTKEDILRIMKDSRIGSFGTIGIFFLLMGKYLLLEKLASSKNTLFIFLVMILYHSLARIAPLYLANFSSYVRDEGKAKPIAKHIHWENILMATLLGFIPFFVFSWIFSFWYLAIVIPLVLLVIYLKSFFEKWIQGITGDCLGATEQIAEFLILLSITVIWKFTS
- a CDS encoding riboflavin synthase, which codes for MFTGIVETTGMVKKIQLSGTNKIFFIESPISHEFRIGDSVSHNGVCLTIEEIQNSEHRVTTVIETLSKTNFMFIQENSIINLERSLRLQDRLEGHFVMGHVDCMGIVWKKTFRDGSWEFQILYPDVYKNLVIPRGSIAIDGISLTISNLADQTISQKQILERFFMNQSIFLYEDYLSLFVNIIPHTYRITNVSQWKEGSLVNLEFDMLGKYLQRYLDVHNSRSDF
- a CDS encoding patatin-like phospholipase family protein — translated: MKIANLKIGKPKIGLALGSGAARGWAHIGVIKALEENQIFPDVIAGTSSGGVVGAFYAADGLSILEDALRNFKSLKDTLLYLDFGIGSGGIVTGKRWWKKFLETYLPVRTFSELKKSFGVVAVDLLTMQEVYITEGELMPAIRSTIAVPGIVSPFEYKQFKFVDGGVLNPVPVDLARRLGADIVIAVDLDFQPEVKNPESVRDILLRSIEIMKHRIRIDNMIFTKPDIVIKPNLKDIAFFDYHKHKISISEGYRATMEQIELIKKIIKRKITFLKKTEDYHPKTFLKIAS
- a CDS encoding acyl-CoA dehydrogenase family protein; translated protein: MIVSNYFSDNEDLQLNFEYIVDWEILVQEYENQFEDAKKYKETKDERFATAPDSLEAAIDYYRTVLDAYGEISGKEVAPRAKAIDEKGLIFDKGKVIFPQEMIEALEIIKEAGILPYSTLRENGGLGLPASVQMMIAEIISRADASVAVCLGCVNLGETIESFGSEEQIKKWVPLMTKGEYWGAMALTEPNHGSDLQRIQTKAVKGEDGKWYITGTKRFITHGCGFADKPAIILTLARTGTPESGGKGLSFFIVDGRHVEIAKIEKKLGLHGSPTCEVVYENVPAELIGEEGKGLIKYAIQMMNGARLSVAAQALGIAEAAYRESKKYASERIQFGKPIEQIPAVKRMLENMEMEIVAMRSLLMEASKTVDMYHWRKNRMHRSKTPEREIRKDPHIYKWEKLADLFTPLSKFYNSEMANKIAYNAIQVFGGSGYIEEYDVARIYRDARITNIYEGTTQLQVVAAIGNILSGMQEKGILKEYIDSELQNFPPSEKLIQLLRLFEDIVGHYRNIEDKEIKDGFAIEVVESGARFLASLLIERSIARLNGKVSLDVIFKRKEISNKYLNESIAILSGNLQRILLLTETERKEVLTH
- a CDS encoding methyl-accepting chemotaxis protein; translation: MNQEKENLSFFKSKRSGLIKQIYLLEIFSHVFFVPLYIISAYFILDIETEFLYVFIITTFTIATLIVLYSMFNAYSFHKKYFWIIIEALENPNKCSQEEVEICLKKLFQLPIYSTLNLIVRVTIGIIVFFVVFLFLDYDLYKLISTTTLFFFYMTLWAISYYTIIERNVLKFTNDPFFINNLLVNIQTNVLSKFKNILFFIILISFFLALSISSFAGLQLGENNIKRTFREDFLIKNHEMNYHIQNYMDRLEKVIMLIEESKGFKNFLVSSKEKALQEELNQIFTSTFFSIENYYILNWDFSSILFSYKPETNLDFALLEKLKQPTNKLEYFHLNNKDDLFFFFRTFDDHYHVFQIKLSFLNQKHFSQNENIIIVMLDKEFNILDSTEESLKNKNLKNLINFNKAVSYLTEITIDYFYFKEKIYEFTMLKSNDVIFYGILFDKDNTYKKLYLFIILIGSILFLVGIIISLYLYNIIKYKTKRVQNIYIALDEIANGQLQEKQLQITNDEFGLISLKIKRLRNSFRTIIEKVNTLLENLFEVSKEFQKLTKEQLENTDLESTAIEEMSSTTIEISTSMDNITNFTIEQDALIQNLKKNIHALSDVIKETKLSFLEIQEKMRKTNEIKEENEKEIQKILSYINQIQETSGKIHQVTNIVKDIADQISLLSLNASIEAARAGEAGKGFAVVADEISKLSDKTRLSIKDIREFINTTQQNIIKINEFSNFVKDSFNKVLAEFDYIYQLFQNTQQVMNRQEMVNLGVLNQIQAVAKRSQEIKNNIYEKKIAIDEITKNLASIIKIITQTSEHSKTIHETTKLVHKEFNELSNAINFFKL